In the genome of Nonomuraea sp. NBC_00507, the window GTGGCGGGTCTGGAGGAATTGCGGGTCGTGCGGGAGAAAGCGGTGGGGCGGGGGATGGATGTGGCCGTGTACATCGAGGAGATGTTCAAGACGGGGCACGACGCGGACAACCGGGCGGCCGTGCGGGCTGTGGAGGCCGATGAGCTGGGGCTGGTGGGGGTAGCAGTCCATGGGCCCAGAAACGGCGTCGACAAGGTCCTGAAGGGCCTCACCCTGCATCCTTGAGTCCGAGCCACGGTTCTCCACAGAATCCCGTTCGGCCCCGCTGCGGCGGGCTCCGCCCCGGCATCCTTCTCGCCGTGAACCCACGCCCTCGCCCGACAGCCCCCTTGATCGACCGTGCCAGGCGGATAACCCGCGCGGTCCCGCAGGCCGTCGTCTGTCGTCAGACGGCCGCCTGGATCTGGGGCCTGAACATCTTGCCGGCACCCCCGGACGACTGGCCGATCGAGTTGACCGCCCCCAGCCACCTGGCGGTCCCCGACTGCGTCACCTGCATCGCGCCCTTGCCCGATGAGGACATCACCGAGCACAAGGGCGTCCGCATCACGACCATGGAACGCACCGCCCTCGACTGCGCCCGCTGGTTGCCCCGCATGGAGGGTGTGGCGATCCTCGACCAGTTCGCCAGGAAGGGAGTCGACCTCGGAGCGCTGTGGCACCGCCCGTTCAACTCCTGGCGCCTGCGCGACACCCTGAGCTTGGCCGACCCCGGAGCCGCCTCCCCCAGGGAGAGCTGGCTCCGCGTCATTCTCGTGGAGGGCGGCCTTCTCAGGCCCACCACCCAAATCAGAGTCGACTTGGACGATGACAGGCACGTCTACCTCGACCTGGGCTGGGAGGACTTCAAGGTCGCCGTCGAATACGACGGCCAGGAACACCACACCTCGACTCCCGACCAGCAACACGACGCCGACCGCCGCGAGGAGCTACGCCGGCGCGGCTGGCGGGTGATCGCCGTCCGGAGAGACATCATTCCCGGCCAGATCGCCGACCTCCTCCACCACGTGGCCGACGCCCTGATCGAGCGCGGCTGGCAACCGGGCCCGGAAGGCACCACCCGCATCCTCCGCGGCATCCGCGCAGCCCGCCGCCAGTCCCGCTTCAGGTCGGTCGCTCGGTGGTGACGGGTTGGTTGGTCAGCCGGTGGTGACGGGGTTGGTCGGTCAGTCGGCGTGATGGGTTGGTCGGTTAGCCGATGGTGACGGGTAGCTCCTTGATGCCGTTGATGAAGTTCGAGCGCAGGCGGCGGGCCGGGCCTGTTTGGCGCAGGCGGGGGCGGCGGCGGGCCAGTTGTTCGAACAGGACGCGGAGTTCCAGCTTGGCGAGGTGGTTACCCAGGCAGAAGTGGGCGCCGCCGCCGCCGAAGCCTATGTGCGGGTTCGGGTCGCGGCCGATGTCGAAGACCTCGGCGTCGGGGAAGACGGCGGTGTCGCGGTTAGCGGCGGCGTAGAAGACCACCACCTTGTCCTCGGCCTTGATCTGCTGCCCGCCCAGCTCCTGATCCTTCGTGGAGGTGCGGCGGAACAGGTTGACGGGAGAGATCCAGCGGACGATCTCGTCGGCGGCCGTCTTGGTCAGCGTGGGGTCGGCGACGAGGCGGTCCCACTGGTCCGGGTGCTCGAAGAGGGTGAGCATGCCGCCCGAGGCGGCGTTGCGGGTGGTCTCGTTGCCGGCGACCACCAGGAGGAGGATGAAGAGGTCGAATTCGTGCTCGTCGAGAGTTTCGCCGTTCTCGTCCGGCTGCAGGAGTTTGGTGACGATGTCGTTCTTGGGGTTGGCCCTGCGCTGTGCCGCCAGCTGGTTGGCCCAGGCGTAGACCTCCATGGCGGCGGCGGAGCCCTCCTGGGGGTTGGCGGCGTAGTCGGGGTCCTGCGCGCCGATCATCCGGTTGGACCAGGCGAACACCTTGTCGCGGTCGGATACGGGCGCGCCGAGCAACTCGCAGATCACGTAGAGGGGCAGGGGTGCCGCGATTTCGGTGACGAAGTCGATCTCGCCCGTGCACTTGTCGAGGAGGTCGTCGCAGATGTCGCGGATGTGTTGTTCGAGGGCTCCTATGGTCCGGGGGGTGAAGCCCCGGTTGACCAGGGAGCGGCGTCTGGTGTGCTCCGGTGGGTCCTGATTGAGCATCATGAGCCGCTGGAGGGCGATCTGCTCCTCCGTCAGCTCCTCGATCAGGGCGAGCTTGCGGTGCGAGGAAAACAGGTCGGAGTGGCGTGAGACGTGGACGACGTCCTCGTAGCGGGTGACGGCCCAGAAACCGGGCTCGCCTTCATGCCAGTGGACGGGAGAGTTCGCGCGCAGCCAGGCGAACTGGTCATGCGGTGGTCCAGCGGTCGCGTAGCGGTCCCTGTCGACGAGGTCGATATGCACCTGGGTCACCCTCTTGATCAAACGCTTGGTTACACCCGTACTGAAACGTGTTCTATTACGGTCCTGTACGGCCGTCAAGGAGAGTGAATGGTGGCCTCGCTGTTTCGCCTCGTGCCGTCGCCGCGCTGCGAGGCTCACCTGTGGCCTTGCTCGACCTCCGATGTCTCTTCCCGTGGACATTTCGGCAGCGTGGACGCGGTTCTCCGGACGGTAAACCCGGTTCACAGATCGGGCTTAGCTCTTTGCGAAGAATCTCCAGGTCACGGATCGGATGTTTCCCTCTTCTCACCCTTGACACATACCGGTAGCTCACACGAGCATCTGGAGACGAGACATCCGATGTATATGATGAAGGATGCGGTGTGAAGCTGCTGCGAGTAGGACCTGTCGGACAGGAGCGGCCGGCCGTGCTGGATGACGCCGGCAACCTGCGCGACATAGGAGAGCCTGAGATCGATGGCGCCTTTCTCGCCTCCGGGGGAGTGGCACGCGTCCGCGAGGCGCTCGAGCGCGGTGACCTGCCGGTCATCGACGTCGAGGGGCTGCGCGTCGGCGCGCCGATCGCGCGACCGGGCAAGATCGTCTGCATCGGCCTGAACTACAGCGACCACGCCGCGGAATCAGGCTTGGAGGCGCCGGCGGAGCCGGTCGTGTTCATGAAGGCTCCCAACACCGTGATCGGCCCGTACGACGAGGTGCTCGTGCCGCGGGGGAGCGTGAAGACCGACTGGGAGGTCGAGCTGGCCGTGATCATCGGCCAGAAGGCCCGTTATCTGAGCAGCAAAGAGGAAGCGCTGGGTGTGATCGCCGGCTATGCGGTCGCCAACGACGTGTCCGAGCGCGAATTCCAGCTCGAGCGCGGCGGGCAGTGGGACAAAGGCAAGTCGTGCGAGACGTTCAACCCCCTCGGCCCGTGGCTGGTGACGGCCGACGAGGTCGGCGACCCGCAGAGCCTGTCGCTGCGGCTCTGGGTCAACGGCGAGCGCCGCCAGGACGGCGACACCAAGAACATGATCTTCGATGTGGCGGAGATCGTGCGTTACCTCAGCCAGTTCATGGTGCTGGAGCCGGGCGACGTCATCAATACGGGCACGCCGGCCGGTGTGGCCATGGGGATGCCTGGGCAGCCGTACCTGAAGGCCGGCGACGTGATGGAGCTGGAGATCGAGGGGCTGGGGCGGCAGCGGCAGACGGTGGGGCAGGCATGACCGGAGCAGGGGCGACATACAAGATCGTCGGGATGGAGACGCACGATGTGCGGTTCCCGACGTCGCGGCAGCTGGACGGGTCGGATGCGATGAATCCGGACCCCGACTACTCCGCAGCTTATGTCGTGGTCAAGACCGATGACGGGTTCGAGGGGCACGGGTTCGCGTTCACCATCGGGCGTGGGAACGACATTCAGACGACCGCCATCAGCGCGCTCGAGCCGTACGTGCTGGGCAGGGACGTCGAGGATCTCGGCACCCTGTACAAGGACATGGTCAACGACTCGCAACTGCGCTGGCTGGGGCCGGAGAAGGGCGTCATGCACATGGCGATCTCCGCCGTGGTCAACGCCCTGTGGGATCTCAAGGCCAAACGGGCGGGCAAGCCGTTGTGGCGACTGCTGTCCGAGATGTCCCCTGAGGAGATCGTCGATCTCATCGACTTCCGCTACCTGAGCGACGCGCTGACTCCGGACGAAGCCCTCCAAATCCTGAGAAATGCGGAAGACGGTAAGGAAGAGCGGATAAATCAGCTCATCGAGGTTGGTTACCCCGCTTACACGACCTCGCCGGGGTGGCTCGGGTACGACGACGAGAAGTTGCGGCGGCTCTGCAAGGAGGCCCTGGAGCAGGGGTTCGGGCAGATCAAGCTCAAGGTCGGCGCGGACCTCGACGACGACCGGCGCCGTTTCCGGGTGGCCAGGGAGGTGTGCGGCCCCGATTTCCCGATCGCGATCGACGCCAACCAGCGCTGGGACGTCGGCTCGGGCATCGCGTGGATCAACGCGTTGCGTGAGTTCAACCCCCACTGGGTCGAGGAGCCGACCAGCCCCGACGACGTGCTCGGGCACGCCGCCATCGCCAAGGGCATCGAGCCCATCCCGGTGGCGACCGGCGAGCACGTGCAGAACCGCATTGTGTTCAAGCAACTGCTGCAGGCCAAGGCGATCTCCTACCTGCAGATCGACTCCGCCCGCGTCGGGGGGGTCAACGAGAACCTGGCGATCCTGCTGCTCGCGGCCAAGTTCGGGATCCCGGTGTGCCCGCACGCGGGCGGCGTCGGGCTGTGCGAGCTGGTGCAGCACCTGTCGATGTTCGACTACGTGGCGATCACCGGGACCATGGAAGGCCGCGTGATCGAATACGTCGACCACCTGCACGAGCACTTCGTCGACCCGGTCGTGATCCGTGACGGCCGCTACGTCGCCCCGGCCGCGCCGGGCTTCAGCGCGGAGATGCACCCCGAGTCGATCGCCGCGCACACCTTCCCCGGCGGCGAGGTCTGGAGGGACGTGTGACGCTGAAAGCGATCGTGACCGGCGGCGGGTCCGGGATCGGACTGGCGGCTGCCGCCTTGTTCGCCGAGCGCGGCATGAAGGTGGCCTGCCTGGACCTCACTCCGCCGGGCGAGCCGTTCATCGGGATCAAGGTGGACGTCACCGACGACGCCGCGGTGCGCGCCGCGGTGGCCGACGCCGCCGACCGGCTCGGCGGCGTCGACGTGCTCGTCAACAACGCCGGCATCGGCGCGCAGGGCACCATCGAGGACAACTCGGACAGTGAGTGGCATCGGGTGTTCGACGTCAACGTGCTCGGCATGGTCCGGGTGGCGCGGGCGGCGCTGCCGTACCTCAGGAAGTCCCCCCATGCCGCCATCGTCAACACCTGCTCGATCGCCGCGACGGCGGGCCTGCCTCAGCGGGCCCTCTACAGCGCGACGAAGGGCGCGGTGTTGTCGCTGACGCTGGCGATGGCCGCGGACCACCTCCGCGAGGGCATCCGGGTCAACTGCGTCAATCCCGGGACCGCGGACACCCCGTGGGTCAGCAGACTGCTCGGCTCGGCCCCCGATCCGGAGGCGGAGCGGGCGGCACTCAACGCCAGGCAGCCGATGGGCCGCCTGGTCACCGCGGAAGAGGTCGCCGCGGCCATCGTCTACCTGGCCAGCCCCGAGGCCGGTGCGACCACCGGGACCGCGCTCGCGGTCGACGGCGGCATGCAGGGGCTCCGGCTCCGGCCAATCGATTAAGGAAGGTACCCCCCCATGAAGTTCGGACGGGTGATCGCAGGTGCGGCCCTAGTAGCGGTCGTCACCGCTTGCGGCTCAGGGACGTCCACGACGGCAGCAGGAAGCGGCGGCGGCAAGGTCGGCATCGACCACCCCCGGGCCGACTCTGACTTCTGGAACTCCTACATCAAATACGTCCCCCAGAAGGCGGGCGAGCTCAAGGTGGACCTCATGCCCGCCACGAACTCGCAGAACGACGTGGCCAAGCTGGTCAACAACGTGCAGGCGTTGACCGGCCAGGGCGCCAAGGCGATCGTCATGGCCCCGCAGGACACCGGCGCCATCGCCAACACGCTGCAACAGCTCGAGAACAAGAAGATCCCCGTCGTGACCGTCGACACCCGGCCGGACAAGGGCAAGGTCTTCATGGTCGTACGCGCCGACAACCGCGCGTACGGGACCAAGGCCTGCGAGTTCCTCGGCGACAAGCTCGGCGGCAAGGGCAAGGTCGTCCAGCTCCAGGGCGCGCTCAGCTCGATCAACGGCCGTGACCGGTCCGAGGCGTTCCTGGAGTGCATGAAGACCAAGTTCCCCGGGATCACGGTGTTCAGCGAGCCGACCGAGTGGGAGGGCAGCAAGGCCGCGTCCATGCTCCAGACCCGCCTGGAGCAGAACCCCGACATCAAGGGCATCTATATGCACGCCGGCGGCGTCCACCTGGCGCCGACGCTGCAGACGCTCAAGCAGAAGGGGCTGCTCGTCCCGCCGGCCGACTCCAAGCACATCTTCGTGGTCTCCAACGACGGGATCCCGCAGGAGTACGAGGCGATCAGGAAGGGCGAGATCGACGCCACGGTGTCGCAGCCGGCCGACCTCTACGCCCAGTACGCGCTCTTCTACGCCAAGGCCGCGCTGGAGGGCAAGACGTTCAAGGCGGGCCCGACGGACCACGACAGCACGATCATCCAGCTTCCGAACGGCCTAGAGGACCAGCTCCCCGCGCCGCTTGTCACGAAGGACAACGTGGACGACAAGAGCCTCTGGGGTAACCAGGTCAAGTGATGAACATTCACGTTGAAGCCCGAAACGTCGTCAAGCGCTTCGGCCCCACCGTGGCGCTCAACGGCGCGAAGATCGCCATCGCCGAGGGCGAGACCCATGCGCTGGTCGGTCGCAACGGCGCGGGCAAGTCCACCCTGGTGTCGATCCTCACCGGGCTCCAGCAGGCTGACGAGGGCGAGGTGCTGTTCTCCGGACAGGCGGCGCCCGCCCTCGCGGACCGCGACGCCTGGCGGCAGCGTGTCGCCTGCGTCTACCAGAAGTCCACGATCATCCCGGCGCTGACGGTCGCGGAAAACCTCTTCCTCAACCGCCAGACGGACCGCCCCGGCCCGATCGCCTGGCGCGCGCTGCGAGCCAGGGCGCGCGAGCTGCTGGAAACGTATGAGGTGGACGTGGACGCGCAGGCGCTGGCCGGGGACCTGAGCGTGGAGCAGCGCCAGCTCGTGGAGATCGCTCGCGCGCTGTCGTTCGGCGCGAGGTTCATCATCCTCGACGAGCCCACCGCCCGGCTGGACGGGCCGGCCATCGAGCGGTTGTTCGCGCGCATGCGCTCGCTGCGCGAGCAGGGCGTCACGATGATGTACATCTCGCACCACCTCGACGAGGTGTACGAGATCTGCCAGAGCGTCACGGTCTTCCGTGACGCCCGGCACATCGTGACCAGGCCGGTCGCCGACCTGCCGCACGACGAGCTGGTCGCCGCGATGACGGGGGAGGTCACGGCCGCGTACGCGTCCCGCTCCCGCACCCCCGGCGACCGGGTGGTGCTGTCGGGCGAGGGCCTGTCGCTGGCCGGCCGCTACGCAGATATTGATATTTCGGTTAAATCCGGCGAGGTCGTCGGCCTCGCCGGCTCCGCGAGCAGCGGCAAGGTCGGCCTGGCCGAGACCCTGGTCGGGCTGCGCAAGGCCGACGCGGGCACGGTCACGGTCAACGGCGCCCGGGTCAAGCCGGGCGATGTGCCGGCGGCCATGAAGGCCGGGCTCGGATTCGTGCCCGAGGATCGGCACCACGAGGGCTTCATCCCGCTCCTGTCCGTGGGGGAGAACGCCACGTTCCCGATCGCCCGCAAGCTGGGCCGCTACGGCATCGTCTCGCCGATGCGCCGCCGCGCCAAGGCCGAGCAGATGATCGGGACCCTGGACATCAAGACCGAAGGCCCCGATCAACCCGTCGGCGACCTGTCCGGGGGGAACGCGCAGAAAGTGGTGTTCGCGAGGGCGCTCGTGGATGACCCGACGGTGCTGGTCGTGATCAACCCGACCGCCGGCGTCGACGTCAAGGCCAAACAGGCCCTGCTCGGCGCCGTCGAGGACGCGGTCGAGAGGGGCGCGGGGGCGGTTGTGGTCTCCGATGAGCTCGACGACCTGCGGATCTGCGATCGCGTGCTGGTGATGTTCCACGGCAAGGTCGTGAAGGACGTGCCGCGTGGGTGGACCGACCACGAGCTCGTGGCCGTGATGGAAGGCATAGAAGATTGACCACTTTGACCGCACCGATTCCCCGGGTACGCCTGGCCAGGTTCCGTGACCTGACGCTCGTACCAGTGATCGCGATCCTGCTCGTCGTCGGCGCGATCCTGGACCCGACCTTCCTGACCGCGGGCAACCTGACGAACGTGCTGCAGCAGCAGTCGGCGATCTCGCTCCTCGTCCTGGCCGAGGCCATGATCCTGATCGCCGGCAAGTTCGACCTGTCGCTGGAGTCGACAGTCGGCACCGCGCCCGCGATCGCGGTGATGCTGGTGATCCCGGTGTCGGCCGGGGGGTTCGGCATCGGGCTGCCCGGCGCGCTGGCGATTCCGCTCGCGCTGCTGATCGGCGCGGCCATCGGCGCCTTCAACGGGTTTCTGATCATCAGGTTCCAGCTGTCGGCGTTCATCGTCACGCTGGCCATGCTGATCATCGTGCACGGGCTCCTGCTGGGGCCGACCGAGGGCAAGACGCTGTTCGAGCTCCCCGACTCGATCATCTACCTGGGCGGCGCCACGTGGCTCGGACTGCCCGCGGCCATCTGGATCGCCGGGCTGCTGTTCGTGGCCGGGATCTTCGGCCTCGGCTACTTCCGGATCGGCCGCTCGCTGTACGCCATCGGCGGCAACATCGACGCCGCCCGCGCCGCCGGCATCCGCGTGGACCGGGTGCTGTACGGCGTGTTCATCGTCGGCGGGACGCTGGCCGCGCTCGCCGGCGTGCTGGAGACCGGGCGCCTCGGCGCGATCGGCAACAACATGGGCGTCGGCTGGATCTTCATGGTGTTCGCCGCGGCGGTCATCGGCGGCGTGAGCATGGACGGCGGCAAGGGCACGATCCTCGGCGCGCTCACCGGTGTGCTGGTGATCGGCCTGGTGCAGAACATCCTGACGCTCATCGGCGTCTCCGGGTTCTGGCAGCCGGTGATCTACGGCGGCATCATCCTGATCGCACTGATGATCAGCCGAATCGCGGGTGGAAAGGCACAAGATTGACGATCGAGCTGCCCAGATACGGGCTCGGCGGCGCGCCGCTCGGCAACCTCTTCCAGGAGGTGACGGACGAGCAGGCCCGCGCCACGGTGGACGCGGCATGGGACAGCGGCGTGCGCTTGTTCGACACCGCGCCGCACTACGGGCTGGGCCTGTCAGAGCGGCGTCTGGGCACCGCGCTGGCCGGCCGCTCGGACTACGTCCTGTCGACCAAGGTCGGCCGCCTGCTCGTCCCTTCTTCCGGCCCCGGTCGTGACCAAGAAGGCTTCGACGTGCCGGCCCAGCTGGAGCGGGTGTGGGACTTC includes:
- a CDS encoding cytochrome P450 codes for the protein MTQVHIDLVDRDRYATAGPPHDQFAWLRANSPVHWHEGEPGFWAVTRYEDVVHVSRHSDLFSSHRKLALIEELTEEQIALQRLMMLNQDPPEHTRRRSLVNRGFTPRTIGALEQHIRDICDDLLDKCTGEIDFVTEIAAPLPLYVICELLGAPVSDRDKVFAWSNRMIGAQDPDYAANPQEGSAAAMEVYAWANQLAAQRRANPKNDIVTKLLQPDENGETLDEHEFDLFILLLVVAGNETTRNAASGGMLTLFEHPDQWDRLVADPTLTKTAADEIVRWISPVNLFRRTSTKDQELGGQQIKAEDKVVVFYAAANRDTAVFPDAEVFDIGRDPNPHIGFGGGGAHFCLGNHLAKLELRVLFEQLARRRPRLRQTGPARRLRSNFINGIKELPVTIG
- a CDS encoding ABC transporter permease, with amino-acid sequence MTAPIPRVRLARFRDLTLVPVIAILLVVGAILDPTFLTAGNLTNVLQQQSAISLLVLAEAMILIAGKFDLSLESTVGTAPAIAVMLVIPVSAGGFGIGLPGALAIPLALLIGAAIGAFNGFLIIRFQLSAFIVTLAMLIIVHGLLLGPTEGKTLFELPDSIIYLGGATWLGLPAAIWIAGLLFVAGIFGLGYFRIGRSLYAIGGNIDAARAAGIRVDRVLYGVFIVGGTLAALAGVLETGRLGAIGNNMGVGWIFMVFAAAVIGGVSMDGGKGTILGALTGVLVIGLVQNILTLIGVSGFWQPVIYGGIILIALMISRIAGGKAQD
- a CDS encoding DUF2000 domain-containing protein; this translates as MRFDTKIGIVVRADLAAWQQLNVTAFLASAVAGGVPETVGEPYEDGSGNSYLPMFRQPVLVYVAGLEELRVVREKAVGRGMDVAVYIEEMFKTGHDADNRAAVRAVEADELGLVGVAVHGPRNGVDKVLKGLTLHP
- a CDS encoding enolase C-terminal domain-like protein, with translation METHDVRFPTSRQLDGSDAMNPDPDYSAAYVVVKTDDGFEGHGFAFTIGRGNDIQTTAISALEPYVLGRDVEDLGTLYKDMVNDSQLRWLGPEKGVMHMAISAVVNALWDLKAKRAGKPLWRLLSEMSPEEIVDLIDFRYLSDALTPDEALQILRNAEDGKEERINQLIEVGYPAYTTSPGWLGYDDEKLRRLCKEALEQGFGQIKLKVGADLDDDRRRFRVAREVCGPDFPIAIDANQRWDVGSGIAWINALREFNPHWVEEPTSPDDVLGHAAIAKGIEPIPVATGEHVQNRIVFKQLLQAKAISYLQIDSARVGGVNENLAILLLAAKFGIPVCPHAGGVGLCELVQHLSMFDYVAITGTMEGRVIEYVDHLHEHFVDPVVIRDGRYVAPAAPGFSAEMHPESIAAHTFPGGEVWRDV
- a CDS encoding DUF559 domain-containing protein, which codes for MNPRPRPTAPLIDRARRITRAVPQAVVCRQTAAWIWGLNILPAPPDDWPIELTAPSHLAVPDCVTCIAPLPDEDITEHKGVRITTMERTALDCARWLPRMEGVAILDQFARKGVDLGALWHRPFNSWRLRDTLSLADPGAASPRESWLRVILVEGGLLRPTTQIRVDLDDDRHVYLDLGWEDFKVAVEYDGQEHHTSTPDQQHDADRREELRRRGWRVIAVRRDIIPGQIADLLHHVADALIERGWQPGPEGTTRILRGIRAARRQSRFRSVARW
- a CDS encoding SDR family NAD(P)-dependent oxidoreductase, with the translated sequence MTLKAIVTGGGSGIGLAAAALFAERGMKVACLDLTPPGEPFIGIKVDVTDDAAVRAAVADAADRLGGVDVLVNNAGIGAQGTIEDNSDSEWHRVFDVNVLGMVRVARAALPYLRKSPHAAIVNTCSIAATAGLPQRALYSATKGAVLSLTLAMAADHLREGIRVNCVNPGTADTPWVSRLLGSAPDPEAERAALNARQPMGRLVTAEEVAAAIVYLASPEAGATTGTALAVDGGMQGLRLRPID
- a CDS encoding sugar ABC transporter substrate-binding protein codes for the protein MKFGRVIAGAALVAVVTACGSGTSTTAAGSGGGKVGIDHPRADSDFWNSYIKYVPQKAGELKVDLMPATNSQNDVAKLVNNVQALTGQGAKAIVMAPQDTGAIANTLQQLENKKIPVVTVDTRPDKGKVFMVVRADNRAYGTKACEFLGDKLGGKGKVVQLQGALSSINGRDRSEAFLECMKTKFPGITVFSEPTEWEGSKAASMLQTRLEQNPDIKGIYMHAGGVHLAPTLQTLKQKGLLVPPADSKHIFVVSNDGIPQEYEAIRKGEIDATVSQPADLYAQYALFYAKAALEGKTFKAGPTDHDSTIIQLPNGLEDQLPAPLVTKDNVDDKSLWGNQVK
- a CDS encoding fumarylacetoacetate hydrolase family protein, yielding MKLLRVGPVGQERPAVLDDAGNLRDIGEPEIDGAFLASGGVARVREALERGDLPVIDVEGLRVGAPIARPGKIVCIGLNYSDHAAESGLEAPAEPVVFMKAPNTVIGPYDEVLVPRGSVKTDWEVELAVIIGQKARYLSSKEEALGVIAGYAVANDVSEREFQLERGGQWDKGKSCETFNPLGPWLVTADEVGDPQSLSLRLWVNGERRQDGDTKNMIFDVAEIVRYLSQFMVLEPGDVINTGTPAGVAMGMPGQPYLKAGDVMELEIEGLGRQRQTVGQA
- a CDS encoding sugar ABC transporter ATP-binding protein, producing the protein MNIHVEARNVVKRFGPTVALNGAKIAIAEGETHALVGRNGAGKSTLVSILTGLQQADEGEVLFSGQAAPALADRDAWRQRVACVYQKSTIIPALTVAENLFLNRQTDRPGPIAWRALRARARELLETYEVDVDAQALAGDLSVEQRQLVEIARALSFGARFIILDEPTARLDGPAIERLFARMRSLREQGVTMMYISHHLDEVYEICQSVTVFRDARHIVTRPVADLPHDELVAAMTGEVTAAYASRSRTPGDRVVLSGEGLSLAGRYADIDISVKSGEVVGLAGSASSGKVGLAETLVGLRKADAGTVTVNGARVKPGDVPAAMKAGLGFVPEDRHHEGFIPLLSVGENATFPIARKLGRYGIVSPMRRRAKAEQMIGTLDIKTEGPDQPVGDLSGGNAQKVVFARALVDDPTVLVVINPTAGVDVKAKQALLGAVEDAVERGAGAVVVSDELDDLRICDRVLVMFHGKVVKDVPRGWTDHELVAVMEGIED